The nucleotide sequence TTAGTCATTTTACCACGCATTAAAGAAACGCACTGTCAAAGTGTCCAGGGATAAGATTTGTATTGTTTTAAAGTAGAGCATTATGGCAAAAAAACTTTTTATTAAAACAAATGGCTGCCAGATGAATGAATACGATTCATCTAAAATGGCTGAGGTTTTGCTGCAATCACATGGCTTGGAGAAAACTGAGTCGGTTGAAGAAGCTGATGTTATTCTCCTAAATACTTGTTCCATTCGTGAAAAGGCACAAGAGAAGGTATTTTCTCAATTAGGCCAATGGCGTGAATTTAAACAGAAAAATCCCCATGTAGTGATTGGTGTTGGCGGTTGTGTTGCCAGCCAGGAAGGTGCAGATATTATCAAGCGCGCCCCTTATGTGGATTTGGTTTTTGGACCACAAACGCTTCATCGCCTGCCGACTTTACTTAATGAGCGTTTAAGCAGCAAAAAACCGGTGGTTGATATTAGTTTTCCGGAAATTGAAAAATTTGACCATTTGCCTGCCCCGCGCGCCGAAGGACCTGTTGCCTTTGTGTCAATTATGGAGGGCTGCAGCAAATACTGTAGCTATTGCGTAGTTCCTTATACTCGAGGGGAAGAAATTAGCCGTCCTTTTGATGATGTTTTGGCCGAATGCTACCATTTGGCAACTCAAGGTGTACGCGAGATTAATCTTTTAGGACAAAATGTTAATGATTATCGCGGCCCCATGAATAACGGTGAAATTGCTGATTTAGCCCTGTTGATCCATTATCTGGCAGCTATTGATGGCATAGGCCGTATCCGCTTTACAACGTCTCATCCTTTGGCGTTTTCCGATAATTTGATTAATGCCTACGCTGAAGTTCCGGAACTGGCTAACCATCTCCATTTACCTATACAAAGCGGCTCAGATAAGATTTTGTCAATGATGAAGCGCGGCTATACAGCAATGGAATTCAAATCAAAGATCCGTAAGTTGCGCAAAATCAGACCGGATATTCGTCTATCGACTGACATCATTGTTGGGTTCCCCGGCGAAACAGACAAGGATTTTCAGGATACGATGGATCTGGTTCATGAAATTGGTTTTGATACTTCATTTAGCTTTATCTTTAGTCCACGCCCAGGAACACCAGCCGCTAATTTAGCGGATGAAACACCTATGGAAGTGAAAAAACAGCGTTTACAAATCCTGCAAAACCGTCTTCTCATGCAGGCATCACGTTATAGCCAAGCGCTGGTAGGCAATACACAGCGCATTTTAGTTACTGGTACTTCCAAGAAAGATTCACAGCAATTGGCAGGCCGAACTGAGTGCAATCGTGTTGTAAACTTTGATGGTCCTCACGAATTGATAGGCCAATTTGCCAATGTTCACATTAGTGAGGCATTGCCTAATTCACTTCGTGGCAGACTGGTGCAAGGCGAGTAAATCGTTAACTATTATGTCTGATTCGATTAGTGAACAGCTTATTATCCCGCGTGAATACCACGGGCAACGCCTCGATGTGGTACTCGCGCAGCTTTTTCCCACTTATTCACGCTCCCAACTAAGCACCTGGCTTAAAGAAGGGGCTATCACCTTGAATCAACGTCAGTGCAAACCTAAAGACAAAGTATTGGGCGGCGAACAAATTAATCTATCGATTGCTTTTGAAACCCAGACAAACAGTGATATCTATCAGCCAGAAGCTATTCCACTAGCTATTATTTATGAAGATGAGCAATTATTGGTAATCAATAAACCGGCCGGATTAGTCGTCCATCCGGGAGCCGGTAACCGCGAACATACCTTGGTGAATGCTCTCTTATATCATGCCCCTGCTCTACAGCATTTATCCAGGGCAGGTATAGTTCATCGACTGGATAAAGATACAACAGGATTATTAGTGGTAGCTAAAACACTGACAGCACATACCCATCTCGTCCGGCAAATGCAAGCACGTGAAATCCAACGCCGTTATATCACCCTCGTACAAGGCCATTTAATTTCGGGCGGTGAAATTGCTACCTTTTACGGCCGCCATCCCAGAAATCGTTTAAAGATGGCGGTCTGTGCACAAGGTAGAGAAGCGATTACACTTTATTCGATCCGCAAACATTATCAGGATTTTACTTTACTCGATGTCCAGTTAATGACGGGGCGTACCCATCAAATCCGCGTTCATATGGCTCATCTTAATCACCCCGTTGTAGGTGATCAACTTTATGGCGGCAGGATGCGTTTCCCCGCACAAGCATCAGCAGAGTTAAGACAACTTTTATGTCAGTTTCAACGGCAAGCCTTACATGCCTCCTTGTTGTCATTTTTTCACCCCGAGAGTGAGGAACAATTGACATTTGAAGCGCCTTTACCTGATGATTTTCAAACACTTCTTAATTTTTTGGATGATTATTTTGGCTAATCTTTATGCTAATTGGCCGGCACCGGCGAATGTATCGGCTCTCACTACAATGCGAACGCCAGGATTCAGCAAACCACCCTTTGATGCGAATAACCTGGGTTTTCACGTCGGAGATGACAAACAGGTTGTTGCTTCTAATCGACAAGCACTAAAAGCACGTTTGGAGTTACCCAACGAGCCGGAATGGCTAGAACAGGTCCATAGCAATCTTTGCGTGTTAGTTGAAGAAGAAGAAAATCGTACTGCAGATGCAGCCATTACACGTAGTCCTCACCATACACTGGCAATCATGACTGCCGACTGCCTGCCTATTCTCCTCTGTAATCAAGAGGGGACGGAAATTGCAGCTATCCACGCTGGCTGGCGAGGTTTAGTCAATGGCATCGTTGAAAATACCATTACTAAAATGCTTAGTGAACCAACGCAGTTACTGGCCTGGATTGGACCTGGCATCTGCCAGTCTTGTTATGAGGTCGGCGATGAAGTTTTACAGGCTTACCAAGATCGCTATCCGTTTGCGACAAACTCGTTTCTTCCGAATGAAAAGAAAAAATGGCAGGTCAATTTGCCCCATTTGGCGGAGCAGATCCTGTATAATATAGGTGTATTTGCTGTTTATCAGTCAAAAAAATGCACATTTGAGCAAAAAAATGAGTTCTATTCCTATCGCCGGGAGCAACAAACGGGTAGAATGGCTACACTCATTTGGTTTAACGCAACACATCAGGATAAATAGAATATGAGTAATAAAATTCGTATGCTAGTAAAAGCCCTGCTTTTATCTATGCTTGCTTTTACCGCATCGGCTGAAGAAGCTAAAACAATGGCGAGCCTTGCCCCCGTATTGAAAAATGCAATGCCGGCTATTGTCAACGTTGCTGTACAAGGCGTTATTCAAATTAATCCCGCAGCGTCTGACGAAGAAGGTGGCGATGAGCCTCAGGACAGACAGCTAGTCCCGGAAAAACCCCGCAAATTCCAGAGCATTGGCTCAGGTGTTGTTGTTGACCCTAAACACGGTGTCATTATTACCAATGATCACGTCATTCGAAATGCTACATTAATTACGGTTACCTTACATGACGGCCGACGTTTAAAAGCGAAATTGATTGGTGGTGACAGTGACACAGATATTGCGGTTTTAAAAGTCGAAGCCAAAAACCTCAAAAGTTTGCCAATCGGTGATTCAGACAAAGCAGAAGTGGGAGATTTTGTTGTCGCTATCGGTAATCCTT is from Legionella donaldsonii and encodes:
- the miaB gene encoding tRNA (N6-isopentenyl adenosine(37)-C2)-methylthiotransferase MiaB; translation: MAKKLFIKTNGCQMNEYDSSKMAEVLLQSHGLEKTESVEEADVILLNTCSIREKAQEKVFSQLGQWREFKQKNPHVVIGVGGCVASQEGADIIKRAPYVDLVFGPQTLHRLPTLLNERLSSKKPVVDISFPEIEKFDHLPAPRAEGPVAFVSIMEGCSKYCSYCVVPYTRGEEISRPFDDVLAECYHLATQGVREINLLGQNVNDYRGPMNNGEIADLALLIHYLAAIDGIGRIRFTTSHPLAFSDNLINAYAEVPELANHLHLPIQSGSDKILSMMKRGYTAMEFKSKIRKLRKIRPDIRLSTDIIVGFPGETDKDFQDTMDLVHEIGFDTSFSFIFSPRPGTPAANLADETPMEVKKQRLQILQNRLLMQASRYSQALVGNTQRILVTGTSKKDSQQLAGRTECNRVVNFDGPHELIGQFANVHISEALPNSLRGRLVQGE
- the rluD gene encoding 23S rRNA pseudouridine(1911/1915/1917) synthase RluD; translated protein: MSDSISEQLIIPREYHGQRLDVVLAQLFPTYSRSQLSTWLKEGAITLNQRQCKPKDKVLGGEQINLSIAFETQTNSDIYQPEAIPLAIIYEDEQLLVINKPAGLVVHPGAGNREHTLVNALLYHAPALQHLSRAGIVHRLDKDTTGLLVVAKTLTAHTHLVRQMQAREIQRRYITLVQGHLISGGEIATFYGRHPRNRLKMAVCAQGREAITLYSIRKHYQDFTLLDVQLMTGRTHQIRVHMAHLNHPVVGDQLYGGRMRFPAQASAELRQLLCQFQRQALHASLLSFFHPESEEQLTFEAPLPDDFQTLLNFLDDYFG
- the pgeF gene encoding peptidoglycan editing factor PgeF, coding for MANLYANWPAPANVSALTTMRTPGFSKPPFDANNLGFHVGDDKQVVASNRQALKARLELPNEPEWLEQVHSNLCVLVEEEENRTADAAITRSPHHTLAIMTADCLPILLCNQEGTEIAAIHAGWRGLVNGIVENTITKMLSEPTQLLAWIGPGICQSCYEVGDEVLQAYQDRYPFATNSFLPNEKKKWQVNLPHLAEQILYNIGVFAVYQSKKCTFEQKNEFYSYRREQQTGRMATLIWFNATHQDK